The genome window TAGAACTGGCATTTAGATGTTGGGGCCAAAAGACTGTCCTTTTGGCCCGGCATTTGTTTTAGAATATAGTCATGGAGGAAGAATAAATGGATTTCGGATTAGATAAAAAACACGAAATGGCGAGAACTCTTTTCAGAGATTTTGCTGAAGCTGAAGTAAAGCCTTTGGCTCAGGAAACAGATGAAACAGAAGAATTCCCGGCAGTCACAGTAGAAAAAATGGGAAAATACGGATTTATGGGTATCCCGGTACCGAAGGAATACGGCGGACAGGGATGCGATCCGCTTACATATGTAATGTGTGTAGAGGAGCTTTCAAAGGTCTGCGCAACGACAGGCGTTATCGTATCTGCACACACTTCTCTTTGTATCGATCCTATTCTGACCTATGGTACGGAAGAACAGAAGCAGAAATATGTAAGACCGCTTGCTACAGGAGAGAAGCTCGGAGCTTTTGCTCTGACAGAGCCGGGTGCCGGCACGGATGCGCAGGGCGCACAGACAAAGGCAGTTCTCGACGGAGACGAGTGGGTTCTGAACGGATCAAAATGCTTTATCACCAATGGTAAAGTGGCAGATGTTTACATCGTAATTGCGATTACAAGCATCACCGAGGATAAGAGAGGAAGAAAGAAGAAAAACTTCTCCGCATTCATCGTTGAGAAGGGAGCGCCGGGATTCTCCTTCGGAACCAAGGAGAAGAAGATGGGTATCCGCGGTTCCTCTACCTATGAATTGATTTTTGAAGACTGCAGAATTCCGAAGGATGCACTCCTGGGACCGGAAGGAAAAGGTTTCCCGATCGCTATGCATACGCTGGATGGCGGACGTATCGGTATCGCTGCTCAGGCACTTGGTATCGCAGAAGGTGCACTTGACCGTGCGATCGCTTATACAAAAGAAAGAAAACAGTTTGGCCGTACCATCGCCCAGCAGCAGAATACACAGTTTAAGCTGGCTGATATGGCAACCAGAATTGAGGCTGCACAGATGCTGGTTTATAAAGCTGCAAAGGCAAAAGAGACCCAGAAGGTCTACTCTGTTGAGGCTGCAAAGGCAAAACTGTTCGCGGCAGAGACAGCAATGGCTGTTACCACAGAGGTGGTTCAGTTGTTTGGTGGATACGGATATATCCGTGAGTACGATGTAGAGCGTATGATGCGTGATGCTAAGATCACAGAGATCTACGAAGGAACTTCAGAAGTTCAGCGCATGGTTATTTCTGGAAACTTATTGAAATAGGGAGGTACGAATCGTGAAGATAGTTGTTTGTGTAAAACAGGTACCGGATACTAAGGGAGGAGTTCAGTTCAACCCGGACGGTACACTTAACAGAGCTGCAATGCTTGCAATTATGAACCCGGATGACAAGGCAGGCCTGGAGGCAGCGCTTAGATTAAAAGATCAGTATGGAGCAGAAGTGACCGTAGTGACAATGGGACTTCCGAAAGCGGCAGATGTGCTTCGCGAGGCGCTGGCTATGGGCGCAGACAAAGCAATCCTTGTAACAGACAGAGTTCTTGGCGGAGCTGATACCTGGGCAACCTCCAGCACGATCGCAGCGGCGATCCGCAACCTGGAATATGACCTGATCATCACCGGACGTCAGGCAATCGACGGAGATACCGCTCAGGTAGGACCTCAGATTTCCGAGCATCTGGATATTCCGGTTATCTCCTATGCGCAGGATATCAAGATTGACGGCGACAGCGTGATTGTTCAGCGTCAGTTCGAGGACAGATACCACGTACTTAAAGCGAAGATGCCGTGTCTTATCACAGCCCTTTCTGAATTAAATGAGCCACGTTACATGACACCGGGCGGAATTTTCGATGCATGTGACGCAGAGATTACCACATGGGGCAGAGCAGACCTTAAAGACCTTGATGATGCCAATATCGGTCTTGCAGGATCTCCGACAAAGATCGCGAAAGCATCTGACAAAGTAAGAAAAGGTGCCGGAGAGAAGGTTGTACTTGATCCGGAAGAAGCAGTTTCTTACCTCATGGGCAAACTGACAGAGAAACATATCGTTTAATAATAAGGAAAAGTGGTGAATATGATGAATTTAGAAGAATATAAAGGAGTATATGTCTTTGCTGAACAGGTAGACAACAAATTAAGCGGCATCGCATTTGAGTTACTTGGAAAGGCAAAAGACCTTGCAGCAGATTTAGACGCAGAAGTGGCAGCCGTTCTTATTGGCTCCGATGTAATAGGCCTTGCAGATGAGCTGGCAGCTTACGGCGCAGATAAAGTGATCGTAGTAGACGATCCGCAGCTGAAAGAGTACAGAACAGAGCCATACGCACATGCACTGGCTTCTGTGATCAATGAATACAAACCGGAGATCATGCTGGTAGGCGCTACCGCAATCGGACGTGACCTTGGACCGAGAGTATCCGCAAGAGTGGCAACAGGACTTACCGCAGACTGTACACAGCTTGAGATCGGTGATTTTCCGCTTAACCCGGTACCGGGCAAAGAGCAGAAGCACAACCAGCTTCTGATGACCCGTCCTGCATTCGGCGGAAATACCATCGCAACGATCGCGTGTCCGGATAACCGCCCGCAGATGGCGACCGTTCGTCCGGGCGTTATGCAGAAGATCGAGAAGATTGAAGGAGCTAAGGCAAATGTGATCGAATACAATCCGGGATTTGTGCCGAATGATAAATATGTTGAGATCATGGATATTGTCAAATCCGTATCTGAGACAGTTGATATTATGGACGCCAAGATTCTGGTATCCGGCGGACGTGGAGTTGGTTCTCCGGAAAACTTTGCAATGCTTGAAGAACTGGCAGCAGCTCTCGGCGGAGAGGTAAGCTGCTCTCGTGCAGTAGTAGATAACGGCTGGAAGCCGAAGGATCTGCAGGTAGGACAGACTGGAAAGACCGTTCGTCCGCAGGTATACTTCGCAATCGGTATCTCCGGAGCAATCCAGCATGTAGCCGGTATGGAGGAGTCTGATCTGATCATCGCGATCAACAAAGATGAGAGCGCTCCGATCTTTGATGTGGCTGATTACGGTATCGTAGGCGACTTAAACAAGATCGTTCCGGAACTGACCAAGCAGATTAAAGCAGCAGTTGCAGCAAAATAGTTGAGCAGAAGTGTAAAAGGAGGCAGTGGTTCTTGCGAGCTACTGCCTCCTTATTAAATTAGTTGCTAAGTATACCTGAGTGGACGTTCATCTCGGCTGCCAAGCATGCCTAAGTGAATGTCCAGGGGACATTCATCTCGGCGCAAGGTTTAGATACTCTGTCCCATTTCCTGCTGGATACGTTTCTTGGTGTTCAGAATCATGTCGCAAAAAACGGTAAGACGATCATCGCTCATGCGATCCTTGGGAGCGGAGATACTAATGGCATAAGAAGATTTACCACTGAAATTCCTGAGGGAGACGGCAACACATCGAACTCCCAGTTCATTTTCTTCATTGTCAAAAGAGTAGCCGTCTTTACGAATCTGTCTAATTAATTCATAAAACTTATCAAAATCAGTGACCGTGTATTCGGTCTGTTTTTTTATCTCACTTTTTTCCCAGATTTCACGAATTTTTTCATCTGGCATGTCAGCAAGCAGCGCTTTCCCGACCCCGGAACAGTAGAGAGGAATCGTCTTTCCTACCATGGACACCAGACGAACAGAGCTTTGAGAAGATTCTACTTTATCTATATATACAGCGTTCGTGCCGTCAATCTCTACCAGATGAACAGTTTCACCACTTTGTTCGGATAGCGCTTTGATGTAAGGCCGGGCAAAGTCAATGATATTGTTCTGGGCCAGAATCTGGCTGGAAATCCTGCAGAATTTAAAACCAAGGCTATATTTTAAAGTTTCTGGATCTTGTTTTGCGTAATCCATACAGATCAGGGAATTCAGAATCCGATGGACGGTCGTCTTGTTTAGACCTAGTTCCTTGCTCAGTTCCAAAAGACCCATAGGTCCGTATTGGGCGAGGCATTCGATGGTATGGAAAATACGTTCCGATACCTGGATAGGATTTTTTTCTTCCATATAGGGTCACTCCATTTCTTGTACTAGTCGAATTGTAGCACGATTAGGACCCGGAGTAAATAATAAAATGGAAACCTCTTGAAACAATGCTCTGTCCAATATTCCGTCAGTTTGCTTTGCTTGCTCAGAGCCTGATGAGGAATTGATCAGGCACGGAATCAAGGGTAAAAAAACGAAGAAAAACAGTGAGAATTGCTTGACATTAGGTGGGAAAGTAGTATAATCAAAATCAAGAAAGTTCATATTATGAAATTAAATTCCATAATATGAAACAAAGGTAAAACGGCAATCACAAAAAACTGCCGAAGAACAGCTTGGGGTGTAGTACATACAGAGCCAATAGAAATCTAATCACAAAAAAGGAGAGAAGCGAAAATGAATGAAGTATTAGAAAGAATTCAGAAAATCGGTATTGTGCCGGTAGTCGTGCTGAATGATGCAAAGGACGCAGCTCCACTTGCACAGGCATTATGTGAAGGTGGACTTCCATGCGCAGAAGTAACGTTCCGGACAGATGCGGCAGAAGAATCGATCCGCATCATGAGCGAACAATTCCCGGATATGCTTGTTGGGGCGGGAACCGTGCTTACGACGGACCAGGTCGACCGGGCAGTCGCGGCAGGCGCGAAATTTATCGTCAGCCCGGGCCTGAATCCGAAAGTTGTAAAATACTGTGTGGAGAAGGGAATCCTGATCACGCCGGGCTGTACGAACCCGAGCGATATCGAGCAGGCACTGGAATATGGGCTGGAGGTCGTGAAGTTCTTTCCGGCTGAACCGGCGGGCGGCTTAAAGATGATTAAGGCAATGGCGGCTCCGTATGTGGGCGTGAAGTTCATGCCTACAGGCGGGATTAATCAGAACAATGTAAAGGACTACCTTGCATATGACCGCATTCTTGCATGCGGTGGAAGCTGGATGGTGAAGGGGAGTCTGGTGGATGCGGGCGAATTTGACAAGATCAGAGAGCTTGCAAAAGAGGCAGTAGAGATTGTAAAAGAAAGCAGAGGTAAATAAAGATGAGTAAGAAGGTTATCACATTTGGTGAAGTGATGTTAAGACTTGCACCGGAAGGCTATTATCGTTTTGTGCAGGCGGACAAATTGGGAGCAACTTTTGGCGGCGGAGAAGCTAATGTAGCGGTATCTTTGGCAAATTATGGGTTTGATGCGGCGTTTGTCACCAAACTCCCGACCCATGAGATTGGCCAGGCGGCAGTGAATTCGCTGAGAAGATACGGCGTAGATACTTCGCATATTGTACGCGGCGGTGACCGCGTAGGCATTTATTTCCTGGAAAAGGGCGCTTCTCAGAGACCTTCCAAGGTTATTTATGACCGTGCAGGCTCTGCCATCTACACTGCCGTACCGGAAGATTTTAATTGGAAGGAAATTTTTGAAGGAGCCAGGTGGTTCCATTTCACAGGCATTACTCCGGCTCTTAACGATGGAGTTGCCGCAATCTGCCTGGAAGCATGTAAAGTGGCAAAAGAGATGGGCGTAAAAGTTTCCTGCGATCTCAACTACAGAAATAAACTGTGGAGCAAGGCAAAAGCCGGCGAAGTGATGGGCGAGCTTTGCAAATATGTGGATGTCTGCATCGCAAATGAGGAGGACGCAGCAGACGTATTCGGAATTAAAGCGACAGATACCGACGTGACGACGGGCGCTGTAAACCGTGAAGGATATAAAGATGTGGCAAGGCAGCTTGCAGATCGTTTTGGATTCGAGAAGGTGGCGATCACACTTCGTGAGTCCCTTTCAGCAAATGACAACAATTGGTCAGCAATGCTATATGACGGAAAAGATTACTATTTCAGCAAGAAGTATAAGATGCATATCGTAGACCGCGTCGGTGGAGGCGATAGCTTCGGAGGCGGCCTGATCGCGGCATGCCTCAGTGGGTATGACCCACAGGAGACGATTGAATTCGCAGTTGCTGCATCTTGTCTCAAACACTCCATTGAGGGTGATTACAACATGGTATCAATGGACGAGGTTGCCAAATTAGCCGGAGGAGATGCGTCCGGCCGCGTCCAGAGATAATATAAAACCCATTTAATGTCATGACTTGGAAAAGGGACGGTTTTCTTTGGAACCAAAGGGAACGTCCCTTTTCGCATGGAAGAAGAGTTATGGAACCAAAGGGGAGATGAATCGATAGCATTTTAGAAATTGTTCCATACTTTTTCCGCTTCATAACTTGTATCAAACCAAGGAGATGTGTTATACTTTATCAGATAAGTTATGCCAGATGAAGCGTTTCTGAGCCTGGGGGTGAGGCGCTTGCCGGGCAGTGGAATAAGGGGCCACTTACCGGTGAGTCTTGAGACGCGGCATTGGCGTGTTGATAATCGAATCATGGGAGTGTAATGAATGACAACGCAAAGCAGAAAACAAAGAAGTGCCGCGACACGGCGCAGCCGGCAGCCTAAGCTGAAAAAGAGCCAGCAGGCGCAGCTAAGGCAGGTGGAAAGCCAGACGGTCAGAAAAAGGAAAAAGAAAACCATTCGATATTTTGATTACAGTCTTCTTGCAGTCATGATATTCTTGATCTGCTTCGGTCTGGTGATGCTGTACAGCACCAGCTCCTACGAGGCACAGAATAAATTCGGCAATAGCATGTATTATTTTAAACGACAGGCGATTATCAGTGGTGGCGGTATGTTTGTCATGTGGTTTGTGTCCCGAATGGACTATCGGAAATATGCAAAATATTCCCCATATCTCTATGCATTTGCGATATTTTTGATGTCACTGGTCAAATATACGCCGTTGGGAGTTGAGATAAACGGTGCCAGAAGATGGCTTCAGCTTCCGGCGGATCAGACCCTGCAGCCATCCGAGGTGACGAAGATCGCAGTGATCCTGTTTATTCCGTTCCTGATCTGCAAGATGGGCAGCAAAGCCAGTGAGAACAAGGGCGCCATGGTGGCGGCCGGCTGGGGAGCGGCGGCAGCGTATGGGGTGTATTATCTCACGGACCATTTAAGCGCGGCCATGGTCGTCATGGGAATTACGATTGCGCTGGTGTTTGTGGTACATAAAAGGCTGAAACCATTTTTGGTGCTGGGCGGTCTCGGGATAGGCGCTTTTGCAGTGTTCTCCTATGTTTTGGGAAAGGTGCTTGAAGACAGCACCAATTTCCGGTTGAGGCGTATTATTGCGTGGCTCCACCCTGAAAAATATGCGGGAGGCCTTGCGTTCCAGACGGTTCAGGGACAGTATGCGATCGGAGCGGGCGGCCTGTTCGGAAAGGGCCTTGGAAACAGCGCGCAGAAGATGATTATTCCGGAAGTGCAAAATGATATGATCCTCACGATTATTTGTGAGGAACTGGGAGTGTTTGGCGCGATTATGGTGCTGACCCTGTTTGCGTTGCTGTTATACCGGCTTTTGTTCATCGCTCAGAATGCCCCGAATCTTTACGGATCATTGATCGTGACAGGAATCTTTGCCCACATTGCCATTCAGGTGGTGTTGAATGTGATGGTTATTTTGAATATTATACCGAATACCGGGATTACCCTGCCATTTATTAGTTACGGAGGTACGTCCATTCTGTTCTTGATGGTGGAGATGGGAATTGCGCTGGGGGTTTCCAGAACGATAAAAATAGAAGAAGGCTAGAGGTACAGTTAGGATGTGGCTGACCGGATCATGTGATTTTAGTTATTGCGTGATCTGGTCATTTTTTGTTGCCAAGTCTACTCGGGGAATATCAAATGAACACTTTTGTGATTTGGCAGTTATACGGCATGAAAGTAAAACAGAAAAATATTTTGGGAATTTTTTGTGAAGAGTGCAAAAAAATCTTTTATTTCATGATGGAGTATGCTATTATAAATTAAGTAGTAATGAAAACTACTTTATATGGAACAAGATATTATATTTTCGGGAGGAAAAAGCGATGAGCTATAAGATTATCGTAGACAGCTGCGGAGAACTGACAGAGGAGATGAAGGCTTCCGGGCTTTGTGAGACGGCATCCCTTAGCATTGACGTAGATGATTATCATATAATTGATGATGAAACTTTTGACCAGGCAGAGTTTTTAAGGAGAGTGGCAGCAAGTCCGAACTGCCCCAAGTCAAGTTGCCCGTCACCTGAGACATACATGCACGGGTATCATTGTGATGCGGATCATGTATATGCGGTGACACTTTCCGCAGAGCTGAGCGGATCCTATAACAGTGCGGTCCTTGGACAGAATTTATATAAGGAAGAATACGGTGAGAAAGATATTTACGTGTTCAATTCGCGCTCTGCGTCTATAGGAGAGACTTTGATTGCCAGAAAGATCATGGAGTGTGAGGAGGCCGGCATGACCTTCCCGGAGATCGTTGACACTGTGGAGGATTATATCGAGCAACAGAATACGTATTTTGTCCTGGAAAGTCTGGAGACGCTCCGTAAAAACGGAAGGCTTACCGGACTTAAGGCGATCGCGGCTACCGTACTGAACATCAAGCCGGTATGCGGGTCAACTCCAAAGGGAGAGATTTGTCAGCTTGGGCAGGCACGTGGAATCAATAAGGCGCTTCAAAAGATGGTGGACGTGATTATGGCGAAGCTTGAAGACAGCGAAGAGAAGGTTCTTGCGATTTCTCATTGCAACTGTCCGGAACGCGCGCAGAATGTAAAGCGTCTTCTGGAAGCAAAAGCGAAGTTTAAAGAGATCATTATTCTGGATACCAGGGGAATCAGCAGTCTGTATGCCAATGACGGCGGCGTGATCGTAGTGGTATAAAGTGGAGCAGATGAATTGCTGTCTGCTGGCGTGGGTTTGCGAAGCGCTTTGCTGAGAACGGAGTGAACTGCAAAGGAAAGTGTGAAATGATTGTGTTATATGCTTGTGTGCTTTTCTCTTTTGTGTTAGAATAAGTACATTGAGAAACGGCGAGACAGAAATTTTATCCTGTTTTCTGTTGCCAAGTATATCTGAAATAAGGTCCAGTGGACGTTTTTTAGTAAAAAGAAACACAAAGGAGTTATTGCTATGAGTCAGGAAAAAGTAGATCGTTATAAACAGGAAAAAGCCAATCGGAAACAGATTATAAAGAAGCAGAGGAGAGCACAGATCATTCGAAATTGCGTGACCGCATTTGTGATAGTTGTACTTCTTGGCTGGCTGGGATATTCCGCATATGGCCTGTATGAGCAGAAGCAGCCAAGAGAAGTGGCTGAGGTGGATTACAAAGCCATGAATGATTATCTCCAGTCATTGGATTTTAGCGCGGAAGAGTAGAAATGTGGAGCGCTTTTCCACTTGAATACAGTGCATAGAAATAAAAAGTGGGAAATTCCCCCACTTTCCCCCCACCGGAAGAGAAAATTCCGATGGGGGATTTTTTTGCGCTTTTTTGGTCTTTTATATGGAACGAAAGTCCCTTAATTTCCTGCGTTTTGCATGGTTTTTGGAAGAAAATAGCAAAATGCACAGAGAAATTGTAAATTTGAAAAAATTCAAAAAAAGGGGTTGAAAAGGGAGTAAAAGTGGTTTACAATGGTTTCAAGTGGTAGAAAGTGGTGAATAGTGGAGCGAAGTGGTGCAACAAGTGGCAGACCACTTTGGAAGAAGGTGATTCCTTATGTTGACTGGAGAATTTAATCACAGTATTGATTCAAAAGGCAGGTTAATCATTCCTTCAAAGTTACGTGAAAGTCTGGGAGAACATTTCGTGATAACGAAGGGGATGGATGGCTGCTTATTTCTGTATCCGGATAACGAATGGGAAGCCTTTGAAGAAAAGCTAAGAACCTTACCACTCACTAACAAAAAGGCCAGAGATTTCAAACGTTTCTTTCTCGGGAGCGCATGTGAAGGAGAATTGGACAAACAGGGGAGAGTTTTGCTCGCTTCTTCACTTCGTGCCTACGCAGGACTTGAAAAGGAAGTAGTCCTTGCAGGAGTCCTTGACAAGGTAGAGCTCTGGAGCAAAGAGGCATGGGATGCACGTACTGCTGAAGTGGAAGAGAATATCGAAGATATTGCAAGTGACATGGAAGATTTGGGACTTAGCATATAAGGTGTCATTCCGGGAGAAGGAGATCTTACCGGAGAGCCTTAGATTTACCAGGAGGACACTATGGCATTTGAACACAAATCAGTACTATTAGAGGAAACCATCGAGGGCCTTAACATCAAGCCGGACGGTATTTACGTCGATGGGACGCTTGGTGGAGGTGGACATGCTTACGAAGTATGCCGCCGCTTAAACAGCAAGGGGAGTTTTATAGGAATAGACCAGGATGCAGCCGCAATCGAGGCGGCAGGCACCCGATTACTCGACTTCGGGGAGAGAGTTACAGTAATCCGGAGCAACTACTGTGATATGAAGTCGAGGCTCCACGAGATCGGCATTGACAAGGTCGATGGGATCGTGCTTGATCTGGGCGTATCATCTTATCAGTTGGATACGGCAGAACGGGGATTCTCCTATCGCGCAGATGCCCCCTTGGATATGAGAATGGACACACGTCAGAGTGTGACGGCAAGGGACATCGTCAATGGCTACAGTGAGATGGAGCTTTTCCGCATTATCCGCGACTACGGTGAGGACAAATTCGCGAAGAACATCGCGAAGCACATCGTAGCCGCACGCGGAAAAGAGAGCATCGAGACCACGGGCCAGCTGACAGAGATCATTAAGGCATCGATACCGATGAAATTTCAAAAGACATCCGGGCATCCTGCTAAGAGGACGTTTCAAGCAATCCGCATTGAATGCAACCGTGAACTGGAGGTTCTCAGGGATTCACTGGACGATATGATCGATATGCTAAACACAGGTGGAAGGATTTGTATCATCACATTCCATTCGCTGGAAGATAGAATTGTAAAAGGGATTTTTAAAAAGAATGAGAATCCGTGCACCTGTCCGAGTTCCTTCCCGGTCTGCGTGTGCGGAAAAGTTTCAAAAGGAAGAGTCATAACAAGGAAACCTATTCTTCCAAGCACAGAAGAGTTGGAGATGAACAGTCGCTCCAAAAGCGCTAAGCTCAGAATCTTTGAGAGAGCATAAGAAGGAGCAAAATGGCAGAGTCTTCCGGGGAGGGATGCAAACCGTATTCCAAAGAGAATATAGAAACAGGGAAGTATAACAAAGGGGCGATGCCACATGGCAGCAAGACGCAGCAACACATATGTAGAGACAACAAGAAGACCGCAGTCACACAGCGGTATGTATATATATGGAAATACCGTCCACAAGGCAGAAGCACAGCCGAAGAGATGGGAACAGGAAACACAGCCGAGGACAAAAAGGCAGAAAAAGGTCAGTCCTCAGGTGCGGAAGAATCGTAGATATGCCCTCCGGATGAATCCGGCATATGTGGCATTTCTTGCCATTGCAGCAGTTCTTGCGCTGGCAGCATGTATCTGGTATCTTCAGGTAAGAGCAGAGCTTACCAGCCGTTCCGAGAACATTACGAGTCTCCAGGAAGAGCTTGCAGATGCGAGAGAAGAGAACACGACCAGGTACAATGCGGTGATGGATTCCGTGAATCTGGAGGAGGTGCGGGATAAGGCGATTGGTGAGATGGGAATGGTCTATGCGGATCAGAGCCAGATCATTACCTACCAGAATCCGGTAAATGATTATGTAAAACAGTATCAGAACATTCCAAAAAGTGGTGTTCTGGCACAGTCAGATAAAGTAAAGAAATAAGGTGGATCAAATGTCAAAGAGAAGAAAGAGAAAAGTTTCCCCTTTGAAGCAGAAATTCACTACTAACATGCAGAAAAAGCTGGTAATACTCTTTATGGCGATATTACTGGCTTTTGCTTTTCTTATTGGTAGGATCATGTATATCAACGCTTCAGAAGGGGACCGCTATACCAAACTTGTTTTGGACCAGCAGCAGTATATAAGCCGGGTCATTCCGTTCAAGCGCGGAGATATCACGGACAGTAACGGGACGAAGCTGGCGACCAGTGAGAGAGTCTATAATGTGATCCTGGATGCGAAGGTCCTTTTGAGTAACGAGAAAAAGGCAGAGAAGTATAAAGAGGCAACAAAAGAAGCGCTGAAGACTTATTTTGATATAGACCCTGAGAGTGTGGAGGAGATCCTGACGGAGAACCCCAGCGGACGGTACAATATTTTAAAGAAAGGAATCAGCTACGATACGGCGAAAAGCTATGAGAACGGCACCGAAGAAAATCCTGACGTGCGGGGAGTCTGGCTGGAAGAGGACTATGTGCGTACATATCCTTACGGCGTGCTGGCCTGCGATGTGCTGGGCTTTAGCGTGGACGGTAATGTGGGCGCCGCAGGGCTGGAAGCATCGTATAATGATGTGTTAAATGGCACGGACGGAAGGGAATACGGTTATCAGGATTCAGACAGCACCGTGCAGAAGACAGTAAAAGAACCGACCAATGGGAATACGGTAGTCAGCACCATTGACGCGAATCTGCAGTCTATCGTGGAAAAGCATTTATCCGCATTTAATGAAGCACACCGAAACGGGGCAACGCCCGGCGAGGGATTTAAGAACGGCGCGGTGATCATCATGAATCCGAATACGGGAGAGATTCTCGCAGAAGCATCCATGCCGAATTTTGATCTGAATAATCCAAGAGATCTGAGCAAGTATTATAAGGAAGAAGAGATCAAAGCCATGACGAGTGAGCAAAAGCTTGAGGTGCTGAATGGACTTTGGAGAAACTTCTGTGTGAGCGATACCTTTGAGCCTGGTTCTACGATTAAGCCGTTTACGGTTGCAGCCGGACTGGAGACAGGGGCGCTGAAAGGCAACGAGACCTACTATTGCAGCGGCTATCTGCATGTGGGTGAT of Roseburia hominis contains these proteins:
- the rsmH gene encoding 16S rRNA (cytosine(1402)-N(4))-methyltransferase RsmH, translated to MAFEHKSVLLEETIEGLNIKPDGIYVDGTLGGGGHAYEVCRRLNSKGSFIGIDQDAAAIEAAGTRLLDFGERVTVIRSNYCDMKSRLHEIGIDKVDGIVLDLGVSSYQLDTAERGFSYRADAPLDMRMDTRQSVTARDIVNGYSEMELFRIIRDYGEDKFAKNIAKHIVAARGKESIETTGQLTEIIKASIPMKFQKTSGHPAKRTFQAIRIECNRELEVLRDSLDDMIDMLNTGGRICIITFHSLEDRIVKGIFKKNENPCTCPSSFPVCVCGKVSKGRVITRKPILPSTEELEMNSRSKSAKLRIFERA
- a CDS encoding penicillin-binding transpeptidase domain-containing protein yields the protein MSKRRKRKVSPLKQKFTTNMQKKLVILFMAILLAFAFLIGRIMYINASEGDRYTKLVLDQQQYISRVIPFKRGDITDSNGTKLATSERVYNVILDAKVLLSNEKKAEKYKEATKEALKTYFDIDPESVEEILTENPSGRYNILKKGISYDTAKSYENGTEENPDVRGVWLEEDYVRTYPYGVLACDVLGFSVDGNVGAAGLEASYNDVLNGTDGREYGYQDSDSTVQKTVKEPTNGNTVVSTIDANLQSIVEKHLSAFNEAHRNGATPGEGFKNGAVIIMNPNTGEILAEASMPNFDLNNPRDLSKYYKEEEIKAMTSEQKLEVLNGLWRNFCVSDTFEPGSTIKPFTVAAGLETGALKGNETYYCSGYLHVGDHDIKCIAYDKGGHGTQNLTQVLENSCNVALMNIAFELGKEDFTKYQSIYGFGERTGIDLPGDSVGILHTLDDMGDTDLATNSFGQNFTVNMTQLVAGFCSLVNGGNYYKPHVVKAIQDSNGNVIETIEPVLQKRTISQATSETIKSYLYSVVENGSGRYAQVEGYDVGGKTGTAEKLPRGENKNVVSFIGYAPQEKPEIVIYVVIDEPNVPYQAGCSNQITQLASDIMTEAFPYLNITKSTK